Genomic window (Aquimarina sp. BL5):
GGGCTCAAGGGGATAGCACTTGTTTCTCCCATCACAGGTAGTTTATTGTCAGCAACATCACTCTTAATATGTTCATTAAATTCTACTTCCTTTATAGGAATCGCACTTTCTAAAATTTTATGATATCTAAGTTGTTTTACAGTTTGTTCAATTTCTAATGTACTCATAATTAAAATAGGTTTAAAAGTTATTATTTAATGCAATAGCATTACTATGTTCTTCAAAAGTAATTCTATTGCAAAAAAACAATAGAATGGTAAAGACTTTACTAAAAATGGCACAAAGCAAGAAAATTTTGGCATAAACTATCAAAAACAGAGAAGCAAATTAAAATCCAAATGCAATTCATTATTTCGTACAAGTCTTTACAAGATTACTAAGGATACTAAAAAAACAGGTGTTCTTAAATTTTATAATAAGAATTAAATTCCGGCAACATATAATACACTTCTAGCACTAATCTAGCACAACGGTAATAACATATGAAGTAGAGTGTCTCTGGCAATTATATCGTGCTACTAAGAGTGAGTCGCAACTGTTCATCCTTGCTGATAAAAAATGCTGAGGTTTTCATAAAAGAAAAGAGAATTCTACTAGGTGTATCTCTATAGCCTACCAAATGCCACATAATAATTGTTAAAAAATTAACAGTACAGCACCTGATAGGGGTACTGCAGGAGTACTCCCCTCCTATCTCTACGGTAGCCTTACGGTATGTACAACAGAAGTGGTGCTTCCATCTAACACAAGAGCGACTTCTCTCTAGACATAGCAACACTTCTGTTTCTACCTAGTGCTTCTTCTGTTTTAGGTACCCCAAACCGATGTTTTAATATCGTACCCCCACCATCACCAGTACCCTCTGCTTTGTTTTCTTACTAAGCACCCTACTGGTATAAGTACCCCTCCCACACTTATAGTAGTGGGTTTTGAGGTATGTAAGCGGAAAAAACACTTAAATTAACAGTTTATGTTAAAATTTAAATACTATCCATATAGGATTGCCACTGCACCAATACATACTTTTCTATTTGATGCTTTTGTACCTTAGTGAAACCGTATTCATAACAAAATAAATAGACTTGCCCTTTGCTATTTTTCCAATAATGAGTGAAATACTTAGGATCGAAACCTTCTTCTAAAAGTTTTTCTTTTCGGATAGTTACTAAACCAGCTTTATTATACGTCTTTAGTATTTTACGGTTCTTTTTTAATTGATCATCTATTTTTTTAAAAAGAGTATCTTCTTTCTCCTTATTTTGTTGATAATAAAAAGCCGATCTACAATAAGAGGAACAGTACTTTTTACCAATTCTTCCTTCGAACTTCTCATTACAATAGGTACAATTTCGCATCATAACATATCCCTTTCTAATATAGTGTCATTATTCTTATAAATGTTACCTATCCATCGAATTAAACGTTTATTAAACGTTTAATTCGATGGATTTTGTTGTAATACACTATTAAAAAAAGCATATTTGATCAGCATGAAACATATAAGTAAAAATATCACTCTAAAGCACTTAATGATCGATCAACAAAAAATGATTGGTTTGCAGTTCTATCCTGATAAAGTTATTCAGGCTTTAATCAAAGAATTACCCAATCCTAGATGGAGTCATCGTTTCAAAATGCCTTATATTATTAATAATCAAAAAAACATAGATTTAATTTTTGAGAAGTTTAGAGGTGTGGCTTGGCTCAATTGTAATTATTTTTATAGCGATAAGGTTATTAACCATTCTAACCCAATTGCTAATCTTCAATCACTTAAGAATAGAAGGTTAGCAAACACCTACAGAGTTTGTCCTGAAGAATATTTGCAAAAACTATTATTAAAGCGTTATTCTCAAAATACGGTAAGATCTTATGTGAATGCTTTTGAAGCTTTTATAAATTATTATACAGATATTGAACTTTTAAGCATTGGTGAGCTAGAAATAAGAAGGTATCTTAGAAAATTAATAAGTGAAAAAAAATCAAATTCTTATGTCAATCTAGCCATTAATAGTATAAAGTTTTATTACGAGATTGTTCTTAACATGCCAAACAGGTTTTATGCCATAGAACGACCTAGAAAACAGCAAAAACTTCCTATTGTATTATGCAAAGAGGAAATCTTATCCATCATCAATAATACAAATAACCTAAAACACAAATGTATTGTTAGTCTATTATATTCTGCTGGATTACGAAGAGCTGAGTTACTCAATTTAAAAATATCAGATATCGATAGCAAGCGAATGGTAATCAGGGTTGTCCACGCAAAAGGTAACAAAGACAGGTATACATTATTATCTACCAATGTATTAAAAGATTTAAGGAATTATTTCAAGCAATACCAACCTAAACATTTTTTATTTGAAGGGCCAAAAGGAAATCCATACAGTGCAAGCAGTGTAAAAGCAATCATAGAAAAAGCAGCCAAAAAATCTAAAATTACAAAGAGAATTACCCCTCATACGCTAAGGCACAGTTTTGCTACACATTTACTAGAGAACGGAACCGATCTTCGTTATATACAATCATTATTGGGTCATAGCTCTAGTAAAACAACTGAAATTTACACCCACGTTGCTACAAATACTTTTAGAATGATTAAAAATCCCCTAGATTTGTAAGTGATAAAAGATATATAACAGCAATAGCAGTTATACTATTGTTGTGCACAATATGAAAAAAACTCTAGCTTCCATATTAATTATTTGCATTACCGCAATATCCTTTTCACAAAATCTAATGGAAAAGGGACTCGAAGATATGACCAAGTTGATTTATCAAAAGCCATACAAATTCAAAGTTGATAATGATAAATGGGCCAATAGAAATCGTTTGGGTTCATTAAAAGAACAAAAAATAATTCTAGACAACCCAAACATTCTGACCGATTCGTTGACAATTGTAGAATTGTTTGAAAATGCAAAAATACAGGATTTGAAGAACTGGAATAAGGACGAACTAAAGAATGTCTATTTAATATCAAATAATCAAAACTTAAGTTTTCGAAAAGTCCAACGTGAACTCGAATTGTCGGAAAAAGAACAAATTAAAAAATTAAAAAAACAGATTCGTCAATTCAATAATAACAAAAGCAAATGGAGAAGTTTTCCTATCTCAATTTCTCGACCAATTTATACAAATGATAAAAAGTATGCGTTGATTGCCTATAATCTTGGAAATAACGGAGGGAAAATTGTAATCTATAAACTGGATGGAGAAAACTGGATTTTTGCGGGAGAACCCAAAAGGTGGGCATACTGAAAAAATACTGTGCACAACACAGGCTATAACAAATAGGGCATAAAGTGCTATAGTTAAAGGCTTAAGCGTGTTTGCGAAGTCCTCCAAATCTTTTGGATTTGGCAATTAAAAAAGAAAAAATAATTACAAAACAAAAAGCTCTGGCTCGTAGACTAGACGGAAACGAAAAGTTTCCTTGCCTGCCCTACTTGCCATAGCCCAACCGTTAGGTGCAATTGTCCCATTTTGATCTGACAATTTTTTCGAAGGGATACGCTGGTATTACGGAGTTTTATTCTGATATGCAGTACGGACAAATACTTTGCTAAAAGGAATTGCCCAAGTATTTTGCGATGGTATCGTGGAGAGTTACACTATCCAAACGCTGTCACGTTATAAATACTTGATCAAGGTCGCGAAAATTTTTTACAAAGTCAAATTTGAAGCGGAATTGCGGAATGTTTATCAGAATGGAAAACGGAGTATTAAGTTCCCTGCACCAACAGATTATAGACTGATCTATAAATCCATAGGTTTGGGTAGCTCCGAAAAAGTTGGGAGTTTTTTTGCCTGCCAAAATAGAACAACTGAGATTTTATTTTTTAATTTTACGATAAATTAATCAAAAAAGAAAAGCACATAACATTATGTAAGAATGCATTGATCAAATACTTTGTCTTCGCTAACGCTGCGCAAACGATTTAATCAACGACGCTATCGCTCTTCTTACACTTATTGTTATATGCCAGCATCTGAGGTCTGAAAAGTAAAACGCAAGCAGAAATTAAACGGACGGGCTACGGACTAGAGGGCTGAGTTTGTTTTTGAAAGTCCGTTCTGATACAAAGTCTAGTACAAATCAGCGACTGACGGAAGGTCTGAGCATTTTTATGATGGCAAGTACATAATCCAAAGTCACAAAGCGATCGCAGAGAATTAAAAAATATAACGCAAATAGTAGCTAAGCAATCATCGCTTTGCTTGGGTAAGTTTGCAAAGTATAGGCTTGTAAAAAAGCCGGCATATAACAAAATGTATAATTCATAGCGGCGGAAATTCCTAACGGAATTTCACGCGCGTTTGCTATCTTTGGGTGGCTGCGGAGGGTGAGTTTTGTGCCCGCCCGCTATAAACCATACATCAAACGTTATATGCCAGCATCTGAGGACTGAAAAGCAAAACGCAAGCAAAAATTAAACGGACAGGCCACGGACGAGAGGGCTGGGTTTGTTTTTGAAAGTCCGCTCTGATACAAAGTCTCTTACAAATCAGCGACTGACGGAAGGTCTGAGTATTTTTATGATGGCAAGTACATAATCCAAAGTCGCAAAGCGATCGCAGAGAATTAAAAAATATAACGCAAATAGTAGTTAAGCAATCATCGCTTTGCTTGGGTAATTTTGCAAAGTGTAGGGTCAAAAAAGCCGGCACATAACAAAATGTATAATTCATAGCGGCGGAAATTCCTAACGGAATTTCACGCGCGTTTGCTATCTTTGGGTGGCGGTGGAGGGTAAGTTTTGTGCCCGCCCGCTACAAACCATACATCAATCGTTATGTTCAATCAAAAAAATGACTAGAGCTGAAATAAGACAATCTGAAAAACTGAAAAAATTCCAGCTGAATGAAGCTATAAAAAGAAATTTAGCTCTTAAAGTTGGATTGAACGAACTTTATGCTGGCGGACATACAATTCGTAATGAAAAAGGTTGGCGTGACAACGAAATTTCAATAGATTATATTTGGATCGCAAAAATGAGTTTGTCATTTGTTGGTTGGGGTGGTTTAATAACAATTAAGTATAACAAAACTGAATTCAGAGGAATTAATAATCCTGAGAAACTTACTCAAGGTCTTTTTCTCTATAACGCTAATGGAGAAATTACAGAATTATATGTTGAAGACAAAATCAATGATACTGATGATCCTATCTGGAAAATAAATAAGCTTGAAATGTTTGACGCCAACAAAGGAATTACATTGGATGGAGTTTCTTACGAGTATAATGTAATTGCAAAAAATATTGAAACTCAAATTTTGGCAAATAATCCAAATAGTACTGGATGGAAAAACTGGGAAAAAGAGATTTGGAATTTAGGGCATAGTTTAGCTCAGAACTCTGGAAACAAAGAAATGGCAGAGTTATTTAAATGAAAAAGAACAACAGGATATATATCGAATTTGGAATTCCAGAACATGGATGGCTATTTATGAATTTTCAATGGCAGGATTTCAGTTTAGAAATAGATCTTTCTAATGTTCCAACCGATCCAATTGAACAATTATGTGATACGTTACTTCAATTAAGTAGCGGAATAACAAACCCTTCGAAAGTAATCTGGCATTTGGAACCTCATTGTTATTATTTTGAGATAAAAAAACTTGAGAAAAGTTACAACATTATAATTTCAGAATCTGACGAATTCGAAAGTAAACCAGTAAAACTGGTCAAAGAATTCGAAGGGAATTATGATCAAATAATTTTACCATTGTACCGAGCAATCAAAAAATTTAATTCATATTCATATAAAAAACCTCATTGGGATGAAATGGATTCAAAAAGAATATTAAAGTTGACCGAACAAATAAAAAAAGAACATAACACTATATAACAAAACATAGTTGTCCTTCGGAACAACAACGTTTGTTATATTTACCGTTGTATGCCATTAAAAACGCAACGGTTCAATTTTCAATAATCTTCAGTTAATAACTTCTGGAGAAACTCTATTAAATTTATTGCTTTCATAAAATCAATCATATAAATTTGACACTTATTGTCAAGTAATAATTTTCAAATGGAAACAATCGGAGAAATTTTACGCAATCAAAGACAAGCGCTTGGACTTCTTTTAAGACAAGTTTCTGCCTATGTTGATATCGACCAAGCTATATTGAGTAAAATCGAAAGAAACGAACGAAAACCGACAAAAGAAATGTTGGATAAACTTGCTGAAATACTAACACTCGATAAAGATGAGTTATTAGTCCAATTTATGAGTGACAAAATTGCCTATGAAATAGCAGGTGAAGATTGTGCAAACAAAGTTCTAAAAGTAGCCGAAAAAAAAGTTAAATATTTGAAATCACATCCAATTAAAAACTAATCAGATAGAATGAGTACAGATATAGAAAATGTAAACATTGTCAAGGAACCACAGTTAAGGATATATTCACCACCAATTGAAAAATTAAAAGAGCAATCGAAAGAAAAAATTGATGTCATTTCACTTTTTTCAGGTTGTGGCGGAATGGATTTAGGTTTTGACAAAGCTGGTTTCAATATAAAATGGGCAAATGATATTGAACAAAGAGCTTGCGAAACTTATGCTAAAAACATTGGAGACCATATTGTTTGTGGAGATATTACTCAATTAGATTATTCTAAAATACCAGATGCAGATTTGATTCTTGGCGGTTTCCCTTGTCAAGATTTTTCTATGATTTGGAAAAGAGGCGGAATAACAACAGACAGAGGTAATTTATATCAAAATTTTGTTGAAATAGTTTCTCAAAAGCAACCTTTAATGTTTGTTGCAGAAAATGTAAAAGGAATTTTAACTGCGAATAAGAAAAAAGCCATAAAGACAATAATTAAAGACTTTTCAGAAACAGGAGATCACGGTTATAATACAACTGCATATTTAGTGAATTTCGCAGAGTATGGAGTAGCTCAACTTCGTCAAAGAGTTTTGATTATTGGAGTAAGAAAAGATTTAGATACATTTTTTGACATTCCTGCACCAACAAATGACGCTGACAATTATTTATCTGCCAAAGAAGCCTTAAAAGGGGTGAAAAAAGTAAAACATAACAATGAGCATCAAAACATACAGGCTGGTACTATTGAAAAACTAAAGTTAATTCCACCAGGAGGCAATTTTACTGACATACCAAAAGACTCACCACATTATGTAAAAGGAATGATTTCTCACGTTTATCGCAGGCTTCATCCTAACAAACCATCAACGACCATTATTGCAGCCGGTGGTGGCGGAACTTGGGGATATCATTATGATGAACCAAGGCCATTAACAAACAGAGAAAGAGCAAGGTTATTTGGTTATCCAGACGATTTTGTATTTGAGGGTACTATTACAGAAGTGAGAAAACAAATTGGAAATTCTGTTCCACCTTCAGGTATTTATCCTTTTGCAAAACAGATTAAAACATTTTTAGAAAACATCAAGGTTAATGCACACTAATATTCAAAAATATGGAGGCGATTTTCGGAATGTTTTAGATAAAGAATTTAAGACGTCAAATAATATTACTGTTGCATCAGGCTACGCTTCACTTGACGTAATTAATGCTTTTGAAAAACCGTTTATTGAAATTGCCAAAAAAGGTGGTACATCGAGACTGCTATTAGGTATGGCATTTTATGAGGGTTTAGGTCAAAAAAAGCTAATCGCAGTAACAAAATTGAATGATGCTTTAAAAGCTTACGATAACAATTCAGGTGTATTCGTAACTAATGGCAGAAGATACCACGGTAAAGTATATCAATTCGATAAAGATGTTACGTCAAATATTTATGTTGGTTCATCAAATTTTTCTGCAAGTGGTACTAAAGGAAATATAGAATGTACAGTCCCAATTTTAGATGACAATCAAAAAGTAAATCTAATTGCATTTTTGAATGACCTTTACTCACCTTCCTACTCTATCTCAATAGACCAAGCTGATATAACAGTTCCTGGTAAAAAGAAAATTGTTCTTGATAAAGTAGAGAGGCTTTGGACCAGTCTAAAAACTTATGATTCTTCATCAATTTCTTTAGAAAAACTACCAAAATTTATTTTCCCATTAGACAGAGTTGCTGAAAAGGAAAAATCAAACCTGAATGTTTATTTTGGAAAAGGAAGAGAAAACAAAAAAACTGGGAAAATTAAACCAAGACCTTGGTATGAAATAGAACTTATTGCAAATAATGATTTGAATTCTCAAACCTTTTATCCTAAAGGCGATTTTCTTGCTTATACCGATGATGGTTTAATAATTCCTATGAGAACTCAAGGAGATTATTTTAAAAATATCCGTTCAAAAGATAGTTTACAGGTTTTTGGAATATGGCTAAAGGGAAAATTAGAAAAAAGCGGAGTTTTAAAAAAATATGAACCTGTGACATTGGAAACTTTAGAGGAATATGGAAGTGACAAGTTGACTTTTTACAAATTTGAAGAGGGGAAATATTATATGGCTTTCTGATGGAAATAGATTTTTTAAAACAAATACCACATTTTAAAATTGTTAAAGTTCCAAAGTATATTACTGGAAAAATACAAGAATGCGCCCTTAATCATTTGAATTTAAAAGATATGGGACAATTAAGAGATAGAATGGAAGGCCAAATGTATTATAACAAACTAAGAAATAACATTTTGTCTGAGTATGCCTTTGAAAATACTTTATTTAAAACTCCATTTGATTGGGACAAAAGAATGAATAAAAATTATAAAAGAAAACCATATTTTATTGAAGGTTTCAGCATTAACCTAATTACTTTTAAAACAAATAATTATCCAAAAATAAGTCTAAATCATGCAAATCTATGTGTTATGGGAGTAGCAACTGAAGACTCTAAAGTATATTTAAGTGGTATAGCAACTAAGAAGCTAATAAAAATTAATGGAGTAAATATTAGAGATCAAATTTTCGAATTAAGAAATTTTGACCAACTCATTACATTTTCGACACAACAAGATTTAATCATTCAACTTAAAAAAAACGGCATACAACAATTTGTATAATGCATATGCACCCTGCGGGATGCAAACGCACCATACAATGGACGTTAGGTGCAATTGTCCCATTTTGATCTGACAATTTTTTCGAAGGGATACGCTGGTATTACGGAGTTTTATTCTGATATGCAGTACGGACAAATACTTTGCTAAAAGGAATTGCCCAAGTATTTTGCGATGGTATCGTGGAGAGTTACACTATCCAAACGCTGTCACGTTATAAATACTTGATCAAGGTCGCGAAAATTTTTTACAAAGTCAAATTTGAAGCGGAATTGCGGAATGTTTATCAGAATGGAAAACGGAGTATTATGTTCCCTGCACCAACAGATTATAGACTGATCTATAAATCCATAGGTTTGGGTAGCTCCGAAAAAGTTGGGAGTTTTTTTGCCTGCCAAAATAGAACAACTGAGATTTTATTTTTTAATTTTACGATAAATTAATCAAAAAAGAAAAGCACATAACACTATGTAAGAATGCATTGATCAAATAGTTTGTCTTCGCTATCGCTACGCAAACGATTTAATCAACGACGCTATCGCTCTTCTTACACTTATTGTTACCAGCAAGCAAAACAAAACGTAATTTCTAAATGATTTTATATAATCCAGAAAATAACATTTACGGAAACACACTTGAAATTCATTATTGGTTTGAGGATACAACTCATACAATGAATGCTGTTGTTCAGAATAGGTGTGAATATGAAATTTTAGGAATTATCAAGGAAGTTTCGACTCTTTTAGGAACTGAAATAACAATCGAAACTGAACCTTTTGGTGAAGGAGGTCTTAAAAAATGGTTGAAAGTTGTAAAAAAAGGAGAAAAGAAAAATGCTACTGTAACAAGTGCTGTAATAATAAGCTTAGTTACTGTTCTTTTAACAACTCCGATTGCTAAAATATCTGAAAAAATCATAGATAAACTATTTGAAGACACTGAACTTAATGAATTGCAAAAAGAGAAACTACGACTTGAGATAAAAGAACTTCAAGATAAATCCAAAAATGACATCGAGACTATTGATTTCAATAATGTCATAAAAAAGAAAAAATCTAACTTTTATGAAAGTTTAGATAAATACCCTAAAGTTCAAAAAGTTTCCTATCGTATTTCTGACGAGGAAAAAGTCAATTCAACAAAAGATATTTTCATTGAAAGAGTAAAATTTAAAAGTTACATTCTAACTTCTGATGACCTTGAACCTATTAATATAGAAAATGCTATTATAGAAATCATATCACCTGTATTAAAAAAAGGAAAATATAAATGGACTGGATATTTTAATGGAGAACCTATTCCATTTTATATGAAATCTAATGAGTTTAAAACATTAGTACAAACTGGGAATATTGAATTTAAAAATGGCTCATCAATCAATTGTCATTTAATAATACACAAGAAAATTGACAACGAAGGAATTGAAAAAATAGTTAAATACGAAGTTATTAGAGTGAATGAATATTTCGAAAACGATAAGCCAATTGAGACGAAAGAAGGACGAAACTATCGCAAAAAGAAAGAAGCAGATGAAAAGCAATACGATTTATTCAATGATAAAAACAAAAAATAGCCAGCTGGTAACACGGTGTATAAAACATAGCTAATAAGTGCTTAACCCAAAGGTTTATGTATATTTAGAAAGTCCGCCAAACTTTTAATTTGGCTTTAAAACTGAAAAATTAAATCAAAATATAAAAATTCGGCTCTGTGTTAACCCGAAAAGTTAGTGTCTTTTTGTACGCTACGTTTCATACATAGAACGTTATGCTCAATCGCTCAAAAACTTAATAATCTCAATGATAAAAATCAAGCTGAAACCGTCATTTCATAAATTCTCTTCAATTATATTGGATGGAAATGATATTGAATATGAAATTCACCCTAGACTCAAAGATCTGAATGGGCTTGATAAAAAAGACAAATTAACAACAGCGGAATATCTTGAATTAAAAAAATTAAAGTCTTTTAATGAAGAGGCTGAAAAAGAACGTTACTCAGCGAAAAATAAAATTCTGGACAGTAATATTTCGGAAAAGTTTAAAATAGGTGAATTGATTACTCAAATATTTGAAAAACCTCAAATTGATGAAAGAATAATTCTAGACGGAATAGGAATTGAATGCAGCCTAAATGAATTGGATTCGGAATCAAAAATAATTAAATTTCACTCACCGAATAATAAAACTAGAGAATTAGAAATCATCAAAAACCTATTTTTAATTCTCAACAATTGTTTTAAAAGTGGACCTGTTTTAAATCACATTGAATTAATTCAAGGATATTTTGGAATAAGTGAACAATGGAAAATCACAAACAAAACCCCATTAACTGTAAGATTATTTGGAAGTTTAAGCATTCATGAAAAAGAGCAATTAACTGACTTCTTTAAAACCCTAAACTCGAACGAATCTCTAATACTAGATCTTAGAAATTTAGATGGAATGGGATCCACATTTCACGAATGTTTTAAAGAGTTAGTCGCTAGAATGAAAGTTGTGTATTGGTTAATACAAGATAACGAAAATGAGTTGTTAAATCGACACTTTGATGAAATGGAAATACCGAGCACTTATATATTGAATAACAAAGAAGAAATAATCGAAAAAATAAAAGAGCATAACACTATATAACAAAACATAGCTGCCCTTTAGGTCAGCAACGTTTGTTATATTTAACGTTAGACAACATTAGAAATGAAAAGTAAAACTAACCTGAAATATTATGGAATAATTTTAATTGGAATTATTTGTTTTGCTCTAATTTATTATACCTATTCTATTGTAAGTTTTGCAAATTCGGACATTTTTAACGGATTGGATTACGTAGAAGTAAAATTTGACAAAGAATTGTGGACTAGAGATAAAGAAGAAAGATATGTTATGTCAAAAGATATAATTGAGAGTAAAATTCTAGTCGGACTGAATAAAGAAAATGTTATTGAAATATTGGGTTCTGATTATGATTCGTATTCTGAAAATACTATTTCTTATTGTCTAGGTTTTGTTCCAAGCATTAGCGGATCAGACCCAGATTTATTAGAATTGACTTTTGAAAACGGAAAAGTTAAAAGTGTTAGACAACACGGAACATAAAAACGTTGCCTAACAAGATATATGAAATCAGAGCAAAGTTTAGTGCTAGATCGAAAAGTCATTTCCTTTTTGCAGTGGCGCTAGATTTTTATAAATTAAACAAGAAATAAAAATGCACAGATAGATCGATTGGTTCAGGCTTGCTTGCCCTGCTCCGATTCATATATTTGGCGTTAGGTGCAATTGTCCCATTTTGATCTGACAATTTTTTCGAAGGGATACGCTGGTATTACGGAGTTTTATTCTGATATGCAGTACGGACAAATACTTTGCTAAAAGGAATTGCCCAAGTATTTTGCGATGGTATCGTGGAGAGTTACACTATCCAAACGCTGTCACGTTATAAATACTTGATCAAGGTCGCGAAAATTTTTTACAAAGTCAAATTTGAAGCGGAATTGCGGAATGTTTATCAGAATGGAAAACGGAGTATTAAGTTCCCTGCACCAACAGATTATAGACTGATCTATAAATCCATAGGTTTGGGTAGCTCCGAAAAAGTTGGGAGTTTTTTTGCCTGCCAAAATAGAACAACTGAGATTTTATTTTTTAATTTTACGATAAATTAATCAAAAAAGAAAAGCACATAACATTATGTAAGAATGCATTGATCAAATACTTTGTCTTCGCTAACGCTGCGCAAACGATTTAATCAACGACGCTATCGCTCTTCTTACACTTATTGTTAGGCTTTATTAATAACAAACTGAATGAATATACCTGAATTTCTATTTCATTATTACGAACTTGACAATGGGCCATTCTTAAATATTACTGAATATGGTTACGAAAAAGCTGAGAGTATCCAGAATAAAATCTCGGAAGGATGGAATAGTAAAAGACCTGAAAACTATCTTGATTTAAGATTCTCGTTAGAAAAGAGAATTAAGGAACAGTTTATTTTAAAAGGTGGACAACCTAACAGAAGTGATCCTTTCTACTTTACGTTAGGAGAATGTGAATGGGCAAAATCCTGGTATATAAATCCTGGTGTTATAAAAATACCGTTAACTGACTTCAAAGCGAACCATGTAAGTTTTACTTATCCTGACAGTATGGTATCATATCAATTTTATGATGAGCCCAAACTTGATACATATAGAAAGGATTGTAATGGGCGAGTTTTCTTATTGAGTGAAATAAGTAGTCTAATTAATGAATATGGACTACCATCTGAGGCAAAATCTCAAGCTAAGGAAAGTTTAAAATATGACAAATATATAGAAGTTCAAGTGTGGGATGATCAAATAATAAATGAATACAAAACAAAAGCCTAACAACATATATGTGATCATAACAGCCAAGTGAGCAATCGATTGGTTATTGTATTTTTGGCAAG
Coding sequences:
- a CDS encoding DNA cytosine methyltransferase; translation: MSTDIENVNIVKEPQLRIYSPPIEKLKEQSKEKIDVISLFSGCGGMDLGFDKAGFNIKWANDIEQRACETYAKNIGDHIVCGDITQLDYSKIPDADLILGGFPCQDFSMIWKRGGITTDRGNLYQNFVEIVSQKQPLMFVAENVKGILTANKKKAIKTIIKDFSETGDHGYNTTAYLVNFAEYGVAQLRQRVLIIGVRKDLDTFFDIPAPTNDADNYLSAKEALKGVKKVKHNNEHQNIQAGTIEKLKLIPPGGNFTDIPKDSPHYVKGMISHVYRRLHPNKPSTTIIAAGGGGTWGYHYDEPRPLTNRERARLFGYPDDFVFEGTITEVRKQIGNSVPPSGIYPFAKQIKTFLENIKVNAH
- the xerA gene encoding site-specific tyrosine recombinase/integron integrase; this encodes MKHISKNITLKHLMIDQQKMIGLQFYPDKVIQALIKELPNPRWSHRFKMPYIINNQKNIDLIFEKFRGVAWLNCNYFYSDKVINHSNPIANLQSLKNRRLANTYRVCPEEYLQKLLLKRYSQNTVRSYVNAFEAFINYYTDIELLSIGELEIRRYLRKLISEKKSNSYVNLAINSIKFYYEIVLNMPNRFYAIERPRKQQKLPIVLCKEEILSIINNTNNLKHKCIVSLLYSAGLRRAELLNLKISDIDSKRMVIRVVHAKGNKDRYTLLSTNVLKDLRNYFKQYQPKHFLFEGPKGNPYSASSVKAIIEKAAKKSKITKRITPHTLRHSFATHLLENGTDLRYIQSLLGHSSSKTTEIYTHVATNTFRMIKNPLDL
- a CDS encoding restriction endonuclease PLD domain-containing protein, whose product is MHTNIQKYGGDFRNVLDKEFKTSNNITVASGYASLDVINAFEKPFIEIAKKGGTSRLLLGMAFYEGLGQKKLIAVTKLNDALKAYDNNSGVFVTNGRRYHGKVYQFDKDVTSNIYVGSSNFSASGTKGNIECTVPILDDNQKVNLIAFLNDLYSPSYSISIDQADITVPGKKKIVLDKVERLWTSLKTYDSSSISLEKLPKFIFPLDRVAEKEKSNLNVYFGKGRENKKTGKIKPRPWYEIELIANNDLNSQTFYPKGDFLAYTDDGLIIPMRTQGDYFKNIRSKDSLQVFGIWLKGKLEKSGVLKKYEPVTLETLEEYGSDKLTFYKFEEGKYYMAF
- a CDS encoding helix-turn-helix domain-containing protein; its protein translation is METIGEILRNQRQALGLLLRQVSAYVDIDQAILSKIERNERKPTKEMLDKLAEILTLDKDELLVQFMSDKIAYEIAGEDCANKVLKVAEKKVKYLKSHPIKN